A stretch of DNA from Candidatus Saganbacteria bacterium:
GGCCAACAGCCCAAAATCTTTTTTATGCGGTCAACCGTGTCTTTTCCTCAAAATCTCCTGCCAAAGAAGCGCAAGCAATAGCAAATGAAGATGCGGCTGCCTGCAAAAAAATAGGCGAATATGGAAATGAGTTGATAAAAGACGGATTTAATATTGAAACCCACTGCAATGCCGGCTGGCTGGCATTTGTCGATTATGGAAGCGCCCTTTCGCCGATTTATGCCGCTAGGAGACAAAAGAAAAAAGTATTTGTTTATGTTGATGAAACAAGACCGAGGGGGCAGGGGGCGCGGCTTACCGCATGGGAGCTTTATAACGAAAAAGTTCCTCATAAAATTATTCCCGATAATGCGGGGGCTTATTTAATGTCTCAAGGCAAAGTCGACATGATGATCGTCGGAGCCGATAGGATCGCCAAAAACCATGATGTTGCAAACAAGATAGGCACATTCGAGAAAGCGATCGCGGCCAAAGAATTCGGCATTCCATTTTATATTGCCGCCCCAACTTCAACATTTGATAAAAACTGCAAAACAGGAAAAGATATACCGATAGAAGAAAGAAGCGAAAACGAAGTGCTGTACCAGACCGGACCAAGCAAAGCGGGGAAAATTGAAAAAATATTGGTCGCTTCTCCCGGATCGCATGCGCTAAATCCGGGATTTGATGTAACGCTTGCAAAATATATTACAGGAATAATTACAGAAAACGGCATAATAAAACCTTATTGACATATTTACTCTATCATGATAAAGTAAATCATAGGTTAATATTATCATGTTCAAGAGATTGCAAAAATTTGTTGATTTAGGCTTGGAAACATGTTTTCTATGGGGAGCTAGGCAAACCGGCAAAAGCACATTGTTAAAAACATTATTCCCCAATGCTCCATATTATGATCTTTTACTTTCAGATGAATTTGCTCGTTTAACTGCCAGTCCCGCGATACTTCGGCAAGACCTATTGGCCAATCACCCTAAAGGCCCTGTTATTCTTGATGAAGTTCAAAAGATACCTCCTTTGCTTGATGAAGTCCAATGGTTGATTACCAATCATAAAATCCAATTTATCCTTTGTGGTTCAAGCGCCAGGAAACTTAGGCGCGAAGGCGGCAACCTGCTTGGGGGGAGGGCTCTACGCTATGAACTTTTTCCGCTGGTTTATAAAGAGATCCCTGATTTTGATCTCTTGCGCGCGCTTAACCATGGGCTTATTCCAAGGCATTATCTCGCGGCAAAACCACAACCGTTGCTGGAATCATATGTTGGGGAATACCTCCAGGAAGAAATAGCCGCCGAGGCTGTCACACGCAACATCCCTGCTTTTACCAAATTTCTTACTGCCGCTGCCTTTAGCAACGGGAGTATCGTGAATTTTAAGAATATAGCCTCCGAGTGCGGCGTAAGTGCCGTCACGGCAAAAGCATATTTTCAGATCCTAACCGACACATTGGTCGCACGCTGGATCCCCGTCTTTCAAAAAAAACCAAAACGCCGCGTGATCCAGGCCCCCCGCTTTTATTTTTTCGACCTCGGCATAGTAAATTATTTATTGAAACGTCGGAATTTAGAGCCCGGAAGCGAGATTTTTGGGGCGGCTTTTGAGCATTATATATTACAAGAGATGGTCGCTTACAGCCACTACTCCAGGAAAAAATTTGAAATAGCTTATTGGCGCACAGCTTCCCAGCTTGAAGTTGATTTTATTTTGGGCGACCATGAAATAGCCGTGGAAATAAAAGCCGCCAAAAACGTTAACCTCTTCCATCTGAAAGGGCTCAAGGCCTTTTCGGAAGAATATTCTACAAGACAGAACATTGTTGTTTCTCTGGATCCCCGGCCCAGGCAAATTGATAACATTAATATCCTGCCCTGGCAAGAATTCCTGGAAAAATTGTGGGCTGGCCAAATCATTTAACAAATAAAATCAGGATTGAACTCGCAGAATATTAGGAATATACTATCATCGAAATCTATCAACGGGAGGCATATTATGAATTTTTTTGCTGATCGTTTCTTTGGATGGATGACATATGAACCTGTGATCGGCCTTATGATGGTAATATCCGCGCTTGTTTTATTTCTTGCAAATTATAAAAAATCCGAGAAACAGGAAACATTTTGGGAATGGGGAAAGCGCGTAATTGAATCGCTTGTTATCGTCTTATTATTCTTGGGGCTTTTATGGTCGTTCAGGGCGATATTGACCAATTGCCTGCAGCGCAAATAAATTATCCGGAAGGCTGTTTGACCCCGACAACTATTTCAAAAACTTCGGATGGAAAGGGGACAATCTTGGAATGGAAATTGGATAAAGCCCTAACGACAGCGGGAATGGGAGTAGCGCTGCCAAAACCCGAACAGCCCGGCGCAAAAGTGAGCCTGGTATTAAAAAACAACCCTTATACTTTGATGCTTTTGGTGGTAACGATCTGCCTGACATTCTTGATCTTAGGGGAGAAGATCAACTTCTTGGAAATCTCCCTTTTATCAGCGGTCTATTACATCCTTTTTATCACAATGGCCTCTGTTTCGGATCATTTCATCGGGTTTTTTGGGTCATTGGCTTTGGGCTCGGCGATGACGCTGTATCTATCGCACTTATTATATAGGAATTATCCAAAAGAGCTGATCAGGAAAAATATTTATTATCTTGTGGTGTTTTTTGCTATTATTTATCCGATTTCCGGATTATTCCCAAGCATAGAGGATTCTTTTAAAGGGGTTGTAAATGTCTGTTTGATAATTTACCTGTTTTTTATCTCGCTTCATTCAAGAATTAATGGTGAATAAGGGGAATATTACGTTTAATTTAAGGCGGATATATTTTGCAGGTTTATTGCTAATATTCCTTCTGCAAGCTTTATCGTATGCTTTGCAAAATAAACATATCTACGATAACGCCGATATTCTTTCTGGTCCTGACGAGCTGAAACTGGGAAAAACCCTTTCGGAATATGACAAGGCAAGCGATGTCGATATAGAAATATTAACCGTGAAAACCTTGAAAGGCCAAACCCCGAGCGACCATGCCGACGTGATGTATAAAAGCTTGAAAGTCGGGAAAAATCCTTCAAATAGCTGAGCTCTTATAATAATTGCCATGAAGGAAGGCGACATCAGGATCGTAAGGTTTGATGCGAAGTATGTCTCTGTTTCGGGGACAAAACTTTTGGTTGAAGACGCGAAGGGCAAAAGAATTGTTGTTGTTACGCCATTTATAATAAATAAAGTAATAGAAGCGATAAAGATGATGAAAAAATTCCATGTTTCCATTACTGCGAGGGTTGAAAAACTCGATCCTTTGACCCTGCAGTTCTTAGGGGTTGAACTTTAATGGAGCAAGAAGCAATATTAAAACTTAAAGTCGTCGGTATGGATAATCCTCACTGCGTTGGGACGGTTGGCGGCGCGATTTCAAGCTTGCAGGGTATCATTTCAAAAGATCTAAGGGTTAATGAACGAGCGGTCATCAAATATGATCCGAAACTAGTCGGTCCAAGCCAAATAAAAAAAGTTATCGAAGAAGAAGGCTATACGCCGATCGAAGAGGAAGAACTAAGCCTTGATACGGAAAAACAGGCGCGCCAAGCGGAGATCCGTAATTTAAGAGATCGATTTTTTGGGTCTTTTATTCTAAGCCTTCCTTTAATGTATTATATGCTGCATTTGCTTTTTGCCTGGCCAATGCCCGAGTTTATGATGAAAAATGCCGCAGTTATCGAATTTATTCTAACGACGCCTGTTATGGCTTTTGGCAGCATATTTTTTACGCGAGGGATCGTTTCACTTGTTAAAACAAAAACTTCGAACATGGATACCTTGGTATCGCTTGGCGTTGGGGCCGCATATTTATACAGTTTATTTGTGACGATCCTCATTTTATTGGGA
This window harbors:
- the mtnA gene encoding S-methyl-5-thioribose-1-phosphate isomerase, which gives rise to MKVNSKDYRTVWMEKHSVFMIEQNLLPFEFKIVELKNYHETCHAIKTMIVRGAGAIGATAGFAMAQAFLAGEDVEKAKKEIENTRPTAQNLFYAVNRVFSSKSPAKEAQAIANEDAAACKKIGEYGNELIKDGFNIETHCNAGWLAFVDYGSALSPIYAARRQKKKVFVYVDETRPRGQGARLTAWELYNEKVPHKIIPDNAGAYLMSQGKVDMMIVGADRIAKNHDVANKIGTFEKAIAAKEFGIPFYIAAPTSTFDKNCKTGKDIPIEERSENEVLYQTGPSKAGKIEKILVASPGSHALNPGFDVTLAKYITGIITENGIIKPY
- a CDS encoding ATP-binding protein — translated: MFKRLQKFVDLGLETCFLWGARQTGKSTLLKTLFPNAPYYDLLLSDEFARLTASPAILRQDLLANHPKGPVILDEVQKIPPLLDEVQWLITNHKIQFILCGSSARKLRREGGNLLGGRALRYELFPLVYKEIPDFDLLRALNHGLIPRHYLAAKPQPLLESYVGEYLQEEIAAEAVTRNIPAFTKFLTAAAFSNGSIVNFKNIASECGVSAVTAKAYFQILTDTLVARWIPVFQKKPKRRVIQAPRFYFFDLGIVNYLLKRRNLEPGSEIFGAAFEHYILQEMVAYSHYSRKKFEIAYWRTASQLEVDFILGDHEIAVEIKAAKNVNLFHLKGLKAFSEEYSTRQNIVVSLDPRPRQIDNINILPWQEFLEKLWAGQII
- a CDS encoding TPM domain-containing protein, which codes for MLIFLLQALSYALQNKHIYDNADILSGPDELKLGKTLSEYDKASDVDIEILTVKTLKGQTPSDHADVMYKSLKVGKNPSNS